In Zingiber officinale cultivar Zhangliang chromosome 9B, Zo_v1.1, whole genome shotgun sequence, the genomic window ACATTATATCGtcaagtttttccagagcactgGGATAGATGGTTGGATTTCCCTTGGAGGAATAGTTCTTTCAGTTACAGGTTCATCTCAGACGAATATATATTTTTTGCTTTGCTGAATTGTGTTCTCCATGTATTTTTGTATTGGATGATATATGTCTTTTGTATATTGTTGTGCAGGTACTGAAGCTATGTTCGCAGATCTTGGTCACTTCAATACTGCATCTGTTAGGGTAAGTTGCCTGAGTAATCAAAAATAATGATCTGCTGGAATCCTTGTGTTGAGAGTAAGTATCTAGATTACGTTGGAAATGAGAAACTGATGTCTGATATTTACTACTCATAGGAAGCTAGGTTTCCATGTAAATTTAGCTCTTTCTTTTGTTTCTCTTTGAGATGTGCCTTAGAGCAGATTCATCTATGGTTATCATTACAAATGGATTATGAAAAAGAACTTAAAAAGGCAAACTTTGGTAAAGTTCAGTCCAACCTTTGATGTTAAAGtagtaagaattttttttttccttttatgagGTCAAACAATCTTTTATCTTCTCTATTgtcattgtaaattgaaaatcaACAAGAATCATTTATGGTTTCTTTGGATTAAAAAAAAGATTTGTTTTTGTTGGAAATTGAAAATTATATTAACCCTAAACTTGTACTATACATGGGATTCTAATCCCTTTTTATATACTGAAAATACAAATTTTTCTTCATAAAATAATTGACCTTTTAAAACTCATCTAGAAACCTTAATCAGACTTTTATTAAACAAAATCATGTTTTGCCACTCTCCTCCTCAAGTTGGTAAATAAGTGTTTATCATTCCTAACTTGGATAcaatactttgaaaaattatatgcAAGTTGTGCAtgtcttcctcatgatatgttgtACTGGATTGTGGGTTATCACAATACAGTCTCATTGGACCATCCCATTTAATCTTCAGGCCTTCTAAGATGATCATTTAACCAAGTAGTCCACAAGCACCTCGAGTCATTACTCGGAATTCTGCTTCTACACTACATTGTGCCACTATATCTTGTTTGTTGCTCCTCCATTACCGGCAAGAAAGGTGCAACATCTATTGGCTGACCTTCTGTCAACCACTGACCCACATAATCACTATCTGTATATGCCTCTGGCACTACCGTAATACTAAATAAGCTACTTTCAAATGAGCTTCTTCTGGATATACATGAATTGACTAATCACACTTATCGCATATGCTATGTGTGGTTGTATATGATACATTCCCTTATTTAATGTGGCATATTCCTCTGTCATTCCAAGTTTATCTACCAGAGTACTTGTTAGCTAGCATAATGTCTTGCTTATTTCTTTAAGAAGATccataatatatttttgttgagaGATAAAAATGCCTTAGAGTGCGTTGCCTCGATCCCAAGAAAGCATTTAAACCTTCCTAATACTTTGATTCCAAACTCTTTTTTCCAAACATTGACCCAGAGGTTTTCTTTCCTTATCATCGTTTCCAATCATTATTATAACATCAATACACACTAAGAATGTTGCGACTTCCCTTGAAGAAAAGTGTTTAATAAACAATGTGATCCCCTTGGCTTTATCTGTACCTTGTGACAATTATAACCCAGATAAATTTGTCAAACCATCCCGATTACTTAAGTTCAAATAAAGCTTTCTTCAATTTACATATAGTATGAGCATCTAAATTATTTCTATATTCTAGTGGTAGCTCTATATAAACTTCTTCCTTAGTTCTCCATAGTGTTGTCAAACGGGTCAACCCGTGGCGGGGTGGGGTGGGCTGACCTGCCAAAAAGTCGTCATATGGCAGGACCCGCCAGCCTGCCATCCTGACGGGTTGGGAAATCCCCAACCCAACCTAAGGCAGGTTGCGAGTTAGGCAGGCCAACCCAGAGTTtgccaaaataaataaataatatatagaaacggttaaaatttttaagtttggaTTATAGATTAGCGGGTCAAATCCACAGGCCCATTGAGTTTTCCATTTTTGTTTTAACTTTATAAGaactttttttttcctcaacccGTAGCCAACCCGAGCTCACCACgcgccgacccgcgcgggtcggggTTAGTCGGGTTGGCCCGCCGAGACCCGCTTTAAAATGGGTTGATAAAATCTCAACCCAACCTGTTTAAATTATTTAGCAAGGCGGGTCAAGCCGACAGTCCAATCCAAATTGATGGCTCTAGTTCTCTTTGCACAAATACATTCTTCATGTGAAATTGTTGTGACTCTTGACTATAATTAGTTGTCAATAATAGTAGAATTCTAACAATATTCAATTTTGCAACTAAAGCAAAAATCTCTAGATAATCAATCCCAAGGTTTTAAGTATAGCCCTTAGCTACCGGCCTTGTTTTATACCTCTCTATTGATTGATTCACTCTATATTTCACTgtatagacctatttacaccctaCAGGTAGATTTCTTTCTGTAAACTTTACTAATCTCTACATTTTATTTCTCTAATGTCTCCATTTCTTCATGGCTCGTTTCCATTTCTTATTGGATAATGCCTCAGATAAAGTGGTAGGGATGACAATAGCGTTCAGTTTAATCAAGGCTTTATGTGATAGTAAAAACTGTTGAAAAGATTAGAAGTTTGTAAGAGGATATAAAGATCGTTTTGCACATTCTCTAGTTCCTTCTCTAACAGCAATGAAAAGATTTAGATCCTCATCACCTACATGAAATTCAGTTTCATCTTACAGTGAAGAATTACAAATTGTTACCTCATGCTCAAGATCTgagttgaattctttgaattgCATTAGTTCAAGGatagtcatcttcttccttgagtCTAAAACTTTAATACCATGTTGAAAATTGTATTAGCTCCAAAATTATATAACACATGGGATTCTAACCCTTTTTATAGATTGTTAAGACGATTTATTCTttataaaatagtatttttctAATAAAAACCCTGAAAATTCTAACAGACTTTTCTAAACAAACTTATCCAAAAAAACCActtttatttaaaacttaaatcatgTTTTCAGACTAGTTTTTTTTTCCTTACAAATACTGACTTGACAAACAACCTGGAGTCTTGCTATAAATTTTCTGCCTATTCATGTATTTGAATTTTACTCTCCCATTTGTTTTTAGAATACTACATGTTTATTTCACATGAATTGAATAACTGCTGCATTCTTCCAAAATTTTGATGTAATTGGACGAATAAATTAAATCACTATCAACAAAAGATTTTTGATCTTTTCTTGTATCACTGGTCTAAGAGATTATTGTGGAGAAAATCTTCTTTGACCACATCCTAAATTATTTATGCTAGTTGCATTTGTTGGTGTCTATCCATGTCCAGTTGTAACTCCATCTATGCAGACTTTTGATACATTGAATATAAGTTCTtgtttacaaatgtttgaatattTGTGAAACATTTTCTATCTGGAATTTGTGGAAATATTTGTGCAGGTTGCCTTTCTCTTTGTCATATATCCATGTTTAATGTTGCAATACATGGGGCAGGCAGCTTTTCTTTCTAAAAATATTTCTGATGTAACTTACAGCTTTTTTGAATCTATACCAGGTAAGTTTATGTAGTGATTGTTACTCTTCAATTTGCCTAAACATGAATATTTACAATCacatttttaattctttttcttgCAGAACTAGTTTATTGGCCTGTTTTTGTTCTCTCCACTCTCGCTGCTATAGTTGCTAGTCAATCGGTTATCACTGCCACTTTCTCCATTGTGAAACAGTGCCATTCATTGGGGTGCTTTCCTCGTGTCAAAATTGTACACACGTCAAAGTGGATCCGTGGCCAAGTATACATACCTGAAATCAATTGGATCCTTATGGTTCTTTGTCTCGCTGTGACACTCGGCCTTCGCGATACAACTGCTATAGGAAATGCTTATGGTGAGGTTGTCTAGTTCCTTTGCTCAGTGTGATTTATTACAAACATGCCATTTGGCCAAGTGCATCTCTGTAGACATGTATCTCGTTTCATTTACGATTTCAATATGAAGTTActagtttcataaattgtagCAAATTCTATTCATGCTATATATAATTGCGAAACAATAACTCTTAATGCCATTTCAGGTGTAGCAATTGTCACTGTCATGTTTGTGACCACATTGTTGATGACTTTGGTGATTATTTTTGTGTGGCGAAAGAGAGTGATATTTGCACTattctttcttgctttctttgGGCTTATTGAGGCTGCCTATCTATCCTCTTCGCTCGTCAAGATTCGGCAGGGAGGATGGGTGTCTTTTGTTCTCTCCTCTGTCTTTATGGTAGTTATGTATGTGTGGCACTACGGCACTTGCAAGAAATATCTCTTCGACCTACAGAACAAGGTGCCGATGAAATGGATTCTCACACTCGGTCCTAGCCTTGGTATTGTCCGTGTACCGGGAATTGGACTCATTTACACCCAGCTGGTTACAGATGTACCTCCCATCTTCTCCCATTTCGTGACCAACCTTCCTGCTTTCCATCAGGTTCTTGTATTTGTTTCTATCAAATCAGTACCCATTCCATATGTTCCACCGGGCGAACGCCACCTCATTGGACGCATCGGCCCCAGAATGTACAAAATGTACAGGTGCATCATAAGATATGGTTACAAAGATGTGCAGGATGATGGAGATAACTTTGAGAATCAACTGATATCGAGCATTGCCAAGTTCATTCAGATGGAAGCTCTGGAGTCATCCTCTGAGAGACTGGTTTCATCTCCAGAAGGAAGAATGGTCGTTGTACCAGCTACAAACACTTGTGGTATTGATTTGGTTATCGGAGATTCTAGCGAGAGTTCATGTTGCTCTACCTTCGTCACAAACGGAGAATCAACAATGCTGCAATCTATAGAGCCACTATATGAGGAGCAGGAATCCACCCAGTCAAGCAATCAGCGATCAGTCCAATTTGAGTTGTCTGGACAAGAAAATATCAATTCTGAGGTCAATCGTCGGCAAGTCCAATTTGAGCTGCATGGACTAGAAAATACCAACTCTGAGGTCAAGGAAGAATTGGAGGCACTGTTGGGAGCTAAGCAAGCAGGGGTTGCCTACATAGTTGGTCATTCTTATGTGAAGGCCATGAAGTCGTCATCGTTCTTGAAAAAGATAGTCATTGATTATGCCTACTCTTTCCTCCGTAAAAATTGCAGGGCTCCCACTGCGGCATTGAATATCCCTCACACAAGCCTCATTGAAGTGGGGATGATCTACTATGTTTAGGATGTTCTCCGTATAAAAGTTTAGTAAAATCCTTACTTTTGGGGAACAAATTAATGGAAAAGTTCTCTCAATGAAATCTTAGTTGCTGAGACTAATATATTGTGTGGATAGTTTTTTGTGTTGCTAATGTAATTGTAAAAAGTTACTACCTCTTGTGGTTTTGAGTTGTAGAAACTTCTTCGATGTAGGATAAGACTGTATACAATAGATCCAATATGATTCAATTTTTCTTAGGAATCATGCATCGATGGAAGCTTCGAGCTCATAGCACTGAGCTGCCCTTTAATGTAGTTGTAAAAACTTCCCTTATAGCTTTTGATGTACTTCTTCATGGTAATTATGCCTCACTTCTAATTTTATCTTTGGTGTTTTGTTAGCAATTGTATATTTAAGATATGgatttttatttcaaataatAATTTTTGATTCATAGGTTGTTGTCCATCATCTTTGATACTCATTTTTAAAGGGCTTCCTTGTATGGTTGACTATGATAGACTGAGCGATTTAAGGTAGATTGTTGGTTCGGTCTTTGTCGTCGTCGTTGTTGGCTTCGACCATCTTGTCACGGTCATCTTGCAATGCTCTCCATTGAGCTTGGCCTCCATTCTGAGATCATGCGCGCAATTGGATTGTGTTGATACCGTTTGGTTGCCACTTATGGCTTGTGACTCTTTTAGGATCACAGGTGATGATCTCTTTGTCAAGTGTAGAGATGGTGTTTTAACTTGTGCTCACAAATCCCTATTCTATTAATCAACCCTAATACATTTCTAGATTAGATAAAATGAATTTGATGAATATTCTGATCAATTGAACATAATCTTGAACAAATGTATTAAATCGGTCTCAAGGCTATGGTGCGATAGTAATATTACACTTGAGGAGTTCATAGTACTCGTGATGTTATGTTGTCCGCTATGATCCATATGTACTTTCCGAATTATTTGGTGGTTGGTGAAAATTTTTTTAGGGTCAGATTGGTCTCCAAGATTAGTCAGATCGTAAGAATTGAATACCAAGAAAAAATAATCCGAGACCATTGTTAAGTGATAGGAGTAAAACCCATCACACAAAATCAGAATTAGTGAAAGAATATGTTCACCATATTTTAAgtttacaaataaaaaaaaaaaaggtttgtaAACTCACAGTGAACTGAATTCAAAGAGCTTACAATTGAATTAAAGAAGttaaactttaaaaatccttCAATAGAACCTTTTGTTGACCTTTTAAAAGAGTCCCTCTGATAACATTTTAGATGATCCTATTAATTTCCAacttgataatgacaaagagaaACTTAAGCATGATGATATTGGAATATAAGGcactgattttaaaattaataacaaTTTTAAGATTATTATTAACACATTTCCTTACTTATGATTTAATCTCACTAATCAGAGTGTTAATtagttgttttatttatttatattcacaATTATACTGAATTAATATTAGAGACACTCATTGACAAAAGGACAATTCGATGTATGATGTTCTTGCAGTGTTGAGTCCCAGAGAAGCGTTGGACCTATGAGtccaaatgaattgaattgaggtAAATAATgtgaaaatattgatatttgattttaagtttgaaaaatatatgtgatatttgaatttgatttgaagttcgaaaatataaataattttgacttaatcttgatttgaaataaaatttgagCTCGAGTTCAGTTCAAATTATTttgagggggcgtttggtttaggagaataggaatgagaatcattgattgtcattgttaatgtttggattaaaGGAATATgaatgcaaataagggaatgaatccttgaaattgggtaataactcattcccatgtacctccccttcaatgagtcattaccctattttcatcaatcaaaatattcccttattccaaaaatacccttgacctaaaactaaaattttctcccttaatatcaaatatcaaaatatatttatttattttttctttcatatcacttttctctccttgttctctctcatcattctatcacacactttctctctccttaatctctcctatcacactctctttcctcttttttctcatcacactttctct contains:
- the LOC122023525 gene encoding potassium transporter 7-like isoform X1 gives rise to the protein MGRELAFSDTSLSLPWQVSTQFNRRSSSRRFLLLAYQSFGVVYGDLATSPIYVYTNSFLGRLNDHRDEETVLGVFSLIFWTFTLIPLIKYAIIVLGADDNGEGGPFALYSLLCRHAKISLLPNQQAVDEELSTYYRTGYIPQNSIYSPLKRFLENHRNLHTCLLVSVLFGACMVIGDGVLTPAISVLSSISGLQVKAEELLDGEVVFISCIVLVSLFALQHKGTQRVAFLFAPIVFLWLTSIAVIGLYNTFYWNTRILYALSPHYIVKFFQSTGIDGWISLGGIVLSVTGTEAMFADLGHFNTASVRVAFLFVIYPCLMLQYMGQAAFLSKNISDVTYSFFESIPELVYWPVFVLSTLAAIVASQSVITATFSIVKQCHSLGCFPRVKIVHTSKWIRGQVYIPEINWILMVLCLAVTLGLRDTTAIGNAYGVAIVTVMFVTTLLMTLVIIFVWRKRVIFALFFLAFFGLIEAAYLSSSLVKIRQGGWVSFVLSSVFMVVMYVWHYGTCKKYLFDLQNKVPMKWILTLGPSLGIVRVPGIGLIYTQLVTDVPPIFSHFVTNLPAFHQVLVFVSIKSVPIPYVPPGERHLIGRIGPRMYKMYRCIIRYGYKDVQDDGDNFENQLISSIAKFIQMEALESSSERLVSSPEGRMVVVPATNTCGIDLVIGDSSESSCCSTFVTNGESTMLQSIEPLYEEQESTQSSNQRSVQFELSGQENINSEVNRRQVQFELHGLENTNSEVKEELEALLGAKQAGVAYIVGHSYVKAMKSSSFLKKIVIDYAYSFLRKNCRAPTAALNIPHTSLIEVGMIYYV
- the LOC122023525 gene encoding potassium transporter 7-like isoform X2; amino-acid sequence: MDPEMTDDQGVSTQFNRRSSSRRFLLLAYQSFGVVYGDLATSPIYVYTNSFLGRLNDHRDEETVLGVFSLIFWTFTLIPLIKYAIIVLGADDNGEGGPFALYSLLCRHAKISLLPNQQAVDEELSTYYRTGYIPQNSIYSPLKRFLENHRNLHTCLLVSVLFGACMVIGDGVLTPAISVLSSISGLQVKAEELLDGEVVFISCIVLVSLFALQHKGTQRVAFLFAPIVFLWLTSIAVIGLYNTFYWNTRILYALSPHYIVKFFQSTGIDGWISLGGIVLSVTGTEAMFADLGHFNTASVRVAFLFVIYPCLMLQYMGQAAFLSKNISDVTYSFFESIPELVYWPVFVLSTLAAIVASQSVITATFSIVKQCHSLGCFPRVKIVHTSKWIRGQVYIPEINWILMVLCLAVTLGLRDTTAIGNAYGVAIVTVMFVTTLLMTLVIIFVWRKRVIFALFFLAFFGLIEAAYLSSSLVKIRQGGWVSFVLSSVFMVVMYVWHYGTCKKYLFDLQNKVPMKWILTLGPSLGIVRVPGIGLIYTQLVTDVPPIFSHFVTNLPAFHQVLVFVSIKSVPIPYVPPGERHLIGRIGPRMYKMYRCIIRYGYKDVQDDGDNFENQLISSIAKFIQMEALESSSERLVSSPEGRMVVVPATNTCGIDLVIGDSSESSCCSTFVTNGESTMLQSIEPLYEEQESTQSSNQRSVQFELSGQENINSEVNRRQVQFELHGLENTNSEVKEELEALLGAKQAGVAYIVGHSYVKAMKSSSFLKKIVIDYAYSFLRKNCRAPTAALNIPHTSLIEVGMIYYV
- the LOC122023525 gene encoding potassium transporter 7-like isoform X3 codes for the protein MDPEMTDDQGFNRRSSSRRFLLLAYQSFGVVYGDLATSPIYVYTNSFLGRLNDHRDEETVLGVFSLIFWTFTLIPLIKYAIIVLGADDNGEGGPFALYSLLCRHAKISLLPNQQAVDEELSTYYRTGYIPQNSIYSPLKRFLENHRNLHTCLLVSVLFGACMVIGDGVLTPAISVLSSISGLQVKAEELLDGEVVFISCIVLVSLFALQHKGTQRVAFLFAPIVFLWLTSIAVIGLYNTFYWNTRILYALSPHYIVKFFQSTGIDGWISLGGIVLSVTGTEAMFADLGHFNTASVRVAFLFVIYPCLMLQYMGQAAFLSKNISDVTYSFFESIPELVYWPVFVLSTLAAIVASQSVITATFSIVKQCHSLGCFPRVKIVHTSKWIRGQVYIPEINWILMVLCLAVTLGLRDTTAIGNAYGVAIVTVMFVTTLLMTLVIIFVWRKRVIFALFFLAFFGLIEAAYLSSSLVKIRQGGWVSFVLSSVFMVVMYVWHYGTCKKYLFDLQNKVPMKWILTLGPSLGIVRVPGIGLIYTQLVTDVPPIFSHFVTNLPAFHQVLVFVSIKSVPIPYVPPGERHLIGRIGPRMYKMYRCIIRYGYKDVQDDGDNFENQLISSIAKFIQMEALESSSERLVSSPEGRMVVVPATNTCGIDLVIGDSSESSCCSTFVTNGESTMLQSIEPLYEEQESTQSSNQRSVQFELSGQENINSEVNRRQVQFELHGLENTNSEVKEELEALLGAKQAGVAYIVGHSYVKAMKSSSFLKKIVIDYAYSFLRKNCRAPTAALNIPHTSLIEVGMIYYV
- the LOC122023525 gene encoding potassium transporter 7-like isoform X4 codes for the protein MGRELAFSDTSLSLPWQVSTQFNRRSSSRRFLLLAYQSFGVVYGDLATSPIYVYTNSFLGRLNDHRDEETVLGVFSLIFWTFTLIPLIKYAIIVLGADDNGEGGPFALYSLLCRHAKISLLPNQQAVDEELSTYYRTGYIPQNSIYSPLKRFLENHRNLHTCLLVSVLFGACMVIGDGVLTPAISVLSSISGLQVKAEELLDGEVVFISCIVLVSLFALQHKGTQRSTGIDGWISLGGIVLSVTGTEAMFADLGHFNTASVRVAFLFVIYPCLMLQYMGQAAFLSKNISDVTYSFFESIPELVYWPVFVLSTLAAIVASQSVITATFSIVKQCHSLGCFPRVKIVHTSKWIRGQVYIPEINWILMVLCLAVTLGLRDTTAIGNAYGVAIVTVMFVTTLLMTLVIIFVWRKRVIFALFFLAFFGLIEAAYLSSSLVKIRQGGWVSFVLSSVFMVVMYVWHYGTCKKYLFDLQNKVPMKWILTLGPSLGIVRVPGIGLIYTQLVTDVPPIFSHFVTNLPAFHQVLVFVSIKSVPIPYVPPGERHLIGRIGPRMYKMYRCIIRYGYKDVQDDGDNFENQLISSIAKFIQMEALESSSERLVSSPEGRMVVVPATNTCGIDLVIGDSSESSCCSTFVTNGESTMLQSIEPLYEEQESTQSSNQRSVQFELSGQENINSEVNRRQVQFELHGLENTNSEVKEELEALLGAKQAGVAYIVGHSYVKAMKSSSFLKKIVIDYAYSFLRKNCRAPTAALNIPHTSLIEVGMIYYV